The proteins below come from a single Chryseobacterium capnotolerans genomic window:
- a CDS encoding RidA family protein: MKQIINTVNAPAAIGPYSQANMANGVLYISGQIPVDPATGKLVEGIEKETHQVMKNLEAILTEAGMTFKNVVKATIFLKSMDDFAVMNDIYASYLDAESYPARETVQVSCLPKNVDIEISMIAHQD, from the coding sequence ATGAAACAAATAATCAATACAGTTAATGCACCTGCAGCTATCGGGCCCTATTCACAAGCAAATATGGCAAACGGAGTTTTATACATTTCCGGACAGATTCCTGTAGATCCTGCGACTGGTAAACTGGTAGAAGGAATTGAAAAGGAAACACATCAGGTAATGAAAAATCTTGAAGCAATCCTTACTGAAGCTGGTATGACTTTTAAAAATGTTGTAAAAGCAACCATCTTTCTTAAGAGCATGGATGATTTTGCAGTAATGAATGATATTTATGCTTCTTATTTGGATGCAGAAAGCTACCCGGCACGAGAAACAGTACAGGTTTCTTGTCTGCCTAAAAATGTGGATATTGAAATTTCTATGATTGCACATCAGGATTAA
- a CDS encoding T9SS type A sorting domain-containing protein encodes MKNLLPQGMIQKIVFVLFFINYVMFYSQDKTYASSQIDKVDGLCVGCSIQNPQNAVGDNENDFATITIPLSLLGGKVEQTLIFPAITTRHFKKVVIGIGSPSHVLSAKLLGGEAYVESYSGNTSNGDKTLINNNMLELGQNQKKGTIEFTPAKFFDRIKITLNGGALGLNDVLQIYYAYHTPAKFTDCGNPPLDPLAYYSFDENFNDIISNLNLSHSKGPYDLVQGDMACGGSFYSGAQNGSFLSYMNPVVHYDNTRMKTIAFWAKVDDPTGDTNIKPRFAIKTNMIVVSEPKDFLGFTTFTFTAELDSYDDPFGEIPTDVNPIYNTMNWNELVHFTITYDEQKQELCVYKNGIISSCKTNIKTLTSGEHLDIHVEHVKIDELLIYDRALTGNEVKALACSYGKIPNCTSGTSAPASKIAAPMDTFTVSPNPTTGEITLDGNVLLVGSNISIRNTSGTEVYHSPFRSKTFELPATLPGGVYMLTLQTKDKKVYTRKIILTR; translated from the coding sequence ATGAAAAATTTATTACCTCAAGGCATGATACAAAAAATTGTATTTGTCTTATTCTTTATCAACTATGTCATGTTTTATTCACAAGACAAGACCTACGCCAGCAGTCAAATCGACAAGGTTGATGGTTTATGTGTAGGATGCTCCATACAAAATCCACAAAATGCGGTAGGAGATAATGAAAATGACTTTGCAACCATCACAATTCCATTATCGTTATTAGGAGGTAAAGTGGAACAGACTTTAATTTTCCCAGCTATTACTACCAGGCATTTCAAGAAAGTTGTCATTGGAATTGGTTCTCCCAGCCATGTCCTCTCTGCAAAGCTACTGGGCGGAGAAGCGTATGTAGAATCCTATTCCGGAAACACTTCGAATGGAGACAAAACACTGATCAATAATAATATGCTGGAACTTGGCCAGAATCAAAAAAAAGGAACCATTGAATTTACTCCTGCCAAATTCTTTGACCGCATTAAAATCACTCTAAATGGTGGGGCATTAGGATTAAACGATGTATTACAGATCTATTACGCCTACCATACTCCTGCAAAGTTCACAGATTGCGGTAATCCTCCGCTGGATCCACTTGCTTATTACTCATTTGATGAGAACTTCAATGATATTATCTCTAATCTAAATCTTAGCCATTCTAAAGGTCCCTATGATTTAGTCCAGGGTGACATGGCATGTGGAGGTTCCTTCTATAGTGGTGCACAAAATGGAAGTTTCCTTTCCTATATGAATCCTGTTGTTCATTATGACAATACTAGAATGAAAACTATTGCATTCTGGGCAAAAGTCGACGATCCAACAGGTGACACAAATATAAAACCAAGATTTGCCATAAAGACAAATATGATTGTCGTCTCTGAGCCCAAAGATTTTCTTGGGTTCACTACTTTTACCTTCACTGCAGAGCTAGATTCATATGATGACCCATTTGGCGAGATACCAACAGACGTTAATCCAATTTATAACACAATGAATTGGAATGAATTAGTACACTTTACAATAACCTACGATGAACAAAAACAGGAGCTGTGTGTCTATAAAAATGGCATAATATCTAGTTGTAAGACAAATATTAAAACCTTGACAAGTGGCGAACACTTAGATATTCATGTAGAACATGTCAAAATAGATGAGCTTCTCATTTATGACAGAGCTTTAACAGGCAATGAAGTAAAAGCATTAGCCTGTTCTTATGGTAAAATTCCCAATTGTACCTCCGGAACTTCAGCACCTGCATCGAAAATTGCAGCGCCAATGGATACTTTCACCGTATCTCCCAATCCTACCACCGGAGAGATCACCCTAGATGGAAACGTACTGTTGGTCGGTTCTAATATTTCCATTAGAAACACTTCAGGAACGGAAGTATATCACTCACCTTTCAGATCCAAAACCTTTGAGCTTCCTGCTACCCTGCCGGGAGGCGTCTATATGCTGACCTTACAAACAAAAGATAAAAAGGTCTATACCCGTAAAATTATTCTGACACGATAA
- a CDS encoding putative LPS assembly protein LptD — MAKTVLKNILQILIILIFNNFLAQKTPEKLPKNTVKDTISKKDTIVAKKEALDDVLQTKADDQRRDIPKKMTFLNKNAQVKYQDMQIDADYISIDDNKNLIYARGKQDSLGKIIEPVITTQAGKKYETNEFSYNTKTKQAIAFNARTEESEGVIIAQKTKKYNDSVFAMRKADYTTDEYFVKKKDTAADYFMRASNIKLIKSKNKSQIVTGPIQMYIEQVPTPLIMPFAILPFSDKRAAGILIPSFGEREDVGFFLNGIGYYQPIGEHFDLKVLADIYTKGSWNLRPQMNYQKKYRYSGSFNADIGTIVRGIKGLDDYTKSSTYRISWSHAQDSKANPFLTFSAQVDIVSTKFYNNPLNNNYIFNQNVLNTQQNSTVTLTKRFLKLPMTITGTASYSQNFATGLADLRLPQMNVAINQFYLFKSKTGVRQGLIENITVNTGFNLTNFVTTQENELFKKEMWDKMQTGLKNNIALATNTTLAKYFTFSLSANIDNALTTKTLNRYYDPVKNVTVDEINKKFAGYSSFSTTASLQTTLYGMMKFKKGSVIEAVRHMVIPSIGFTYSPDFSSPGFGYYKNYYNATGALTPYSIFEKGIIGSPSNNLVGALGFNIGNNIEMKVKSKSDSTGVKKVKIFESLNLSGSYNFAAKDHPWSIFTINGQSSFFNNKLTVNTSLSLDPYKIEFIPGQDQGIRTEKFGAFGVQGFNIQVSYPLSSEIFGEKTDYGKKYASKGEVRNENYYFDDDNYARFDQAWTLNVNANYAYSKGTSRFGSKIASLGLDGSIKLTPYWNVTGSTHYDLVTKQLAYTRIGFSRDQRSFTINFNWVPFGQYKVYDFFIGIKANILSDALKYKDRSFTQQNAPF; from the coding sequence TTGGCCAAAACCGTCCTCAAAAATATATTACAAATTTTAATTATCCTAATTTTTAACAATTTTTTAGCACAGAAAACCCCTGAAAAATTGCCTAAAAATACGGTTAAAGATACTATTTCCAAAAAGGATACCATTGTTGCGAAAAAAGAAGCTTTAGATGATGTACTTCAAACAAAAGCAGATGATCAGCGCAGAGATATCCCTAAGAAAATGACATTCCTTAACAAGAATGCCCAGGTAAAATATCAGGATATGCAGATTGATGCAGATTATATTTCCATTGATGATAATAAAAATCTGATCTATGCGAGAGGAAAACAGGATTCTTTAGGGAAAATCATAGAACCTGTAATTACTACTCAGGCTGGGAAGAAATACGAAACGAACGAATTCAGCTATAACACAAAAACCAAACAGGCTATTGCTTTCAATGCAAGGACAGAAGAAAGTGAAGGCGTAATTATAGCCCAGAAAACAAAAAAATATAATGATTCGGTGTTTGCCATGAGAAAAGCAGACTATACCACCGATGAATATTTTGTAAAGAAAAAAGATACGGCAGCTGATTACTTTATGAGGGCTTCCAATATCAAACTGATCAAATCCAAAAATAAATCTCAGATTGTTACAGGGCCTATTCAAATGTATATAGAACAGGTTCCTACACCGCTTATTATGCCTTTTGCCATACTTCCGTTTTCGGATAAAAGAGCAGCCGGTATTTTGATTCCGAGTTTTGGTGAAAGGGAAGATGTAGGTTTCTTCCTGAATGGTATTGGATATTATCAGCCTATTGGAGAACATTTTGACCTTAAAGTACTTGCGGATATTTATACGAAAGGAAGCTGGAATTTGCGCCCACAGATGAATTACCAGAAAAAATATCGCTATTCGGGAAGCTTCAATGCTGACATTGGAACGATCGTAAGAGGGATTAAAGGGTTGGATGATTATACTAAAAGCAGCACTTATAGAATCAGCTGGTCACATGCTCAGGATTCTAAAGCAAATCCTTTCCTTACATTCAGTGCACAAGTGGATATTGTAAGTACAAAGTTCTATAATAACCCGCTTAACAACAATTATATTTTCAATCAGAATGTATTGAATACCCAGCAGAATTCAACGGTAACCCTTACCAAAAGATTTCTGAAACTTCCAATGACGATTACCGGAACGGCATCTTACTCTCAGAACTTTGCAACAGGATTGGCAGATCTTCGTCTTCCGCAGATGAATGTAGCGATCAACCAGTTTTATCTGTTTAAGTCAAAAACTGGAGTGAGACAAGGTCTTATTGAAAATATTACAGTAAATACAGGTTTTAACCTAACGAATTTTGTCACCACTCAGGAAAATGAATTGTTCAAAAAAGAAATGTGGGATAAAATGCAGACGGGCCTTAAAAATAACATCGCTTTAGCCACCAATACGACCTTAGCTAAATATTTTACTTTCAGTTTAAGTGCGAATATTGATAACGCATTAACCACAAAAACGTTAAACAGATATTATGACCCTGTGAAAAATGTAACAGTGGATGAAATCAATAAAAAGTTTGCAGGATATTCTTCATTCTCTACCACAGCAAGTCTTCAGACTACATTGTATGGAATGATGAAGTTCAAGAAAGGGTCTGTTATAGAAGCGGTGAGACACATGGTAATTCCTAGTATTGGGTTTACTTATTCTCCGGATTTTTCAAGTCCTGGTTTCGGATATTACAAAAACTATTATAATGCAACTGGTGCGCTTACTCCTTATTCCATCTTTGAAAAAGGAATTATTGGAAGCCCTTCAAACAATTTGGTGGGAGCGTTAGGCTTCAATATAGGAAACAACATCGAAATGAAGGTGAAATCCAAGAGTGATTCTACCGGAGTGAAGAAAGTGAAGATTTTTGAATCTTTGAACCTTTCAGGAAGTTACAACTTTGCGGCTAAAGATCATCCTTGGTCTATTTTTACGATCAACGGACAGTCTTCATTCTTTAATAATAAGCTTACAGTGAATACCAGCCTTTCTCTTGATCCTTATAAGATTGAGTTCATCCCGGGACAAGATCAGGGAATCAGAACGGAGAAGTTTGGGGCGTTTGGTGTACAGGGATTCAATATTCAGGTATCTTATCCTTTAAGCAGTGAGATTTTTGGAGAAAAAACAGACTATGGTAAAAAATATGCATCAAAAGGAGAAGTTCGAAATGAAAACTATTATTTTGATGATGACAACTATGCTCGTTTCGATCAGGCATGGACATTGAACGTTAATGCTAACTATGCTTATTCAAAAGGAACTAGCAGGTTTGGAAGCAAAATTGCATCTTTAGGTCTTGACGGAAGTATTAAGCTTACTCCTTATTGGAACGTTACCGGAAGTACACATTATGACCTGGTTACTAAACAGCTGGCTTATACGAGAATTGGTTTTTCAAGAGATCAGCGAAGTTTTACCATTAATTTTAACTGGGTGCCATTCGGACAATATAAAGTATATGACTTCTTTATCGGGATCAAAGCTAATATCTTAAGCGACGCGTTGAAGTATAAAGACAGAAGCTTTACCCAGCAAAATGCACCTTTCTAA
- a CDS encoding LamG-like jellyroll fold domain-containing protein, with translation MKNLLPQGMIQKIVFALLFITGALFYAQLEKTYVSSQTNKNYGLCLLCGADNPQNIVGNDETNYETLRIPVGLNGRIEQNLNFPKLARAYRKVTMGIETPNVSIKEQAKREIYIETYKGDISNNDRIRVDASMLKPSSNPQKGTIEFTTFRPFDRIELSIHSGFIGLGEELRIYYAYHTPGKFTDCGNPPLDPKHYYPFNGNGKDIISDKDFSLDSNIIFQNDIVCKGGAVYSHNQSALNSILSDLDYTNKTMSFWIKMDYGSSFPERGNISISTEGMSIAGAYENITLIEMTGPPFYAILQRTSDNITPDELTHIAIVYDEEENKICFYKNGNLSSSSSCGSFTRGMTYITNILLQRTFIDELLIYDRTLTSEEVKALACSYGKLPNCTSGTSAPALKIATPTEIFTVSPNPTTGEITLDGNILLIGSDISIRNTSGIEIYHSPFRSKTFELPDTLPGGVYMLTLQTKDKKVYTRKIILTR, from the coding sequence ATGAAAAATTTATTACCTCAAGGCATGATACAAAAAATTGTATTTGCCTTACTGTTTATCACCGGTGCTCTATTCTATGCACAACTGGAAAAAACTTACGTAAGCAGTCAGACTAATAAAAACTATGGATTGTGTTTACTCTGTGGAGCAGACAATCCTCAGAATATAGTAGGAAATGACGAAACCAATTATGAAACATTAAGGATTCCTGTCGGACTTAATGGCAGAATTGAACAGAATTTAAATTTTCCAAAACTTGCCCGTGCTTACAGAAAAGTCACGATGGGGATAGAAACCCCTAATGTATCTATAAAAGAACAAGCAAAACGAGAAATTTATATTGAGACATATAAAGGAGATATTTCTAATAATGATCGTATAAGAGTAGATGCAAGCATGCTTAAACCCAGCTCAAACCCGCAGAAAGGAACTATTGAGTTCACCACTTTCCGACCTTTTGACAGAATCGAACTTTCAATACATAGCGGCTTTATTGGATTAGGAGAAGAGCTTAGAATATATTATGCCTACCACACTCCTGGAAAGTTTACAGACTGTGGTAATCCTCCGTTGGATCCTAAACACTATTATCCATTTAATGGAAATGGCAAGGATATTATAAGTGATAAGGACTTTTCACTTGATTCCAATATAATATTTCAAAATGATATTGTATGTAAAGGAGGAGCTGTTTATAGCCATAACCAATCCGCCTTAAATTCCATTTTATCTGATCTTGATTATACCAACAAGACTATGTCATTTTGGATAAAAATGGATTATGGATCATCATTTCCTGAACGTGGAAACATAAGTATATCAACTGAAGGCATGTCTATCGCAGGTGCTTATGAAAATATTACTTTAATTGAAATGACAGGTCCACCTTTTTATGCTATACTTCAAAGAACAAGCGACAATATTACACCTGATGAATTAACTCATATTGCTATAGTTTATGATGAAGAGGAAAATAAAATATGTTTTTACAAAAATGGAAATTTATCATCAAGCAGCTCCTGCGGAAGCTTTACAAGAGGGATGACTTATATTACTAACATTCTACTACAAAGGACTTTCATAGACGAACTCCTCATCTATGACAGGACTTTAACAAGTGAGGAAGTAAAAGCACTAGCTTGCTCTTACGGGAAACTTCCCAACTGTACCTCAGGAACTTCAGCTCCTGCATTGAAAATTGCCACACCAACAGAAATCTTCACCGTTTCTCCCAACCCCACTACCGGAGAGATCACCCTAGATGGGAACATTCTTTTGATTGGTTCTGATATATCCATCAGAAACACTTCAGGAATAGAAATCTACCACTCGCCTTTCAGATCCAAAACCTTTGAGCTTCCTGATACCCTGCCGGGAGGAGTCTATATGCTGACCTTACAGACAAAAGATAAAAAGGTCTATACCCGTAAAATTATTCTGACACGATAA
- a CDS encoding N-acetylmuramoyl-L-alanine amidase family protein, with protein MHKQNFKIILSFLLLLISNIIFSQKKFTLVLDAGHGGSDHGANRTYSDIGRIAEKDITLAITLKVGAMLEKNRDFKVIYTRKIDEYPSLSDRTNLANRSKADLFVSIHCNSSARPTAYGTETYVQGPNQNNENLEVAKRENDVIFLDEKDKQIFGSYNPDSPESLIALKLQQSKYLESSLLLGGLVEDNFVNKDKRSSRGVFQKNLHVLRMNAMPSVLIETGFINHPEESHYIASEKGQQEIAESIYNAIIDYKKAIDRKSGGSFTTKKQEPEKPAEVPLKNDFRILLMSSPTKYNENDPALKGLSYILTLKENGQYKYYYAVTNMASVKDINLKTAKDAGFRNAFAVGFMPNQRISMGYYTLEVYTGEKLNGNSYILQNLKDVEREKDSGVFYYTYGKVYTLEDAVKLQKEVEAKGIKNTVIQKVYK; from the coding sequence ATGCACAAACAAAATTTTAAAATAATTTTATCATTTCTCCTTCTCCTAATCAGCAACATTATCTTCTCTCAAAAGAAGTTTACACTAGTTCTTGATGCGGGACACGGAGGAAGTGATCACGGGGCCAACAGGACTTATTCGGACATAGGAAGAATTGCTGAAAAAGACATTACGCTTGCTATAACTTTAAAGGTAGGAGCTATGCTTGAGAAAAACAGGGACTTCAAAGTAATCTACACCCGAAAGATTGATGAGTACCCTTCTCTATCTGACAGAACGAACCTTGCCAACAGAAGTAAAGCAGACCTGTTTGTATCTATCCACTGTAATTCTTCTGCAAGGCCTACCGCTTATGGTACGGAAACCTATGTACAGGGGCCTAACCAGAACAACGAAAACCTGGAAGTAGCCAAAAGAGAAAATGACGTAATCTTTCTAGACGAAAAAGATAAGCAGATCTTCGGATCCTATAATCCCGATTCTCCGGAATCTTTAATTGCCTTAAAGCTGCAACAGAGTAAATATCTTGAATCCAGTTTGCTTTTAGGCGGCTTGGTTGAAGATAACTTTGTAAATAAAGATAAAAGATCTTCCAGAGGTGTTTTCCAAAAGAACCTTCACGTTCTTCGTATGAATGCCATGCCTTCCGTTCTTATAGAAACAGGGTTTATCAATCATCCGGAGGAAAGCCATTATATTGCATCCGAAAAGGGTCAGCAAGAGATTGCAGAAAGTATCTACAATGCCATTATTGACTACAAAAAAGCAATTGATAGAAAATCAGGTGGATCTTTTACTACGAAAAAACAGGAACCTGAAAAACCTGCAGAAGTTCCATTGAAAAATGATTTCAGAATATTACTGATGAGTTCTCCTACGAAATACAATGAGAATGATCCAGCATTAAAAGGACTTAGCTACATCCTTACTCTCAAAGAAAACGGACAGTACAAATACTACTATGCAGTAACTAACATGGCTTCTGTAAAAGACATTAACCTTAAAACAGCCAAAGATGCCGGATTTAGAAATGCGTTTGCAGTAGGATTCATGCCTAATCAGAGAATAAGCATGGGATATTACACACTAGAAGTATATACCGGTGAAAAGCTAAATGGGAATTCATACATCCTTCAGAACCTTAAGGATGTAGAAAGAGAGAAAGATAGTGGTGTCTTCTATTATACCTATGGAAAGGTCTATACTTTGGAGGATGCTGTCAAATTACAGAAAGAAGTTGAAGCCAAAGGAATTAAGAATACGGTCATTCAAAAAGTTTATAAATAA
- the rpsT gene encoding 30S ribosomal protein S20 has protein sequence MANHKSALKRIRQNETRRLRNRYYHKTARTALKALRNEENKVAATEQLPKVIALLDKLAKKNIIHKNKAANLKSKLTKHVNKLA, from the coding sequence ATGGCAAATCATAAATCAGCATTAAAGAGAATCAGACAGAACGAAACTAGAAGACTTCGTAATAGATATTATCACAAGACTGCTAGAACAGCATTGAAAGCCTTAAGAAATGAGGAGAACAAAGTTGCTGCAACAGAGCAACTGCCAAAAGTTATCGCTTTATTGGATAAATTAGCTAAGAAAAATATTATCCACAAAAACAAAGCAGCTAACTTAAAAAGCAAATTAACAAAACACGTTAATAAATTAGCGTAA
- a CDS encoding trypsin-like peptidase domain-containing protein gives MKSTLKKLLPFAVVGVISGATTVGAIQYFGHGSNNGDQSFFTTSAPNTSFAGMNTGAVGDDFVKAAKTTVPAVVTIKNYQSRTASRATEQDLFDYFFGDPFGGRGQQRQKQQQVPDNMPSGMGSGVIISPDGYIISNNHVVAGANKLEVVLSNKKSYIATLVGTDPNTDISLLKIEEKGLPYLNFANSDNIDVGQWVLAVGNPLGLNSTVTAGIVSAKGRGIGILGSQGKASNPIESFIQTDAAINPGNSGGALVNTNGELIGINSAIQSTTGYYQGYGFAVPSNLARKIVEDIKKFGIVQRGFLGVSSLDLSNDQQVQAYNKQFKTNIKSGSGVYVTGFGDNSGAEDAGLKKGDIITKIDNYDITDFADLSMSIGSKRPGDKVQVTYSRNGKESTTNVTLRDQKGGTSTRTKADLSVTEKIGAEFDPLNERFKTEYGLNSGVVTKNVSEGGEMAKIGIVDNYIIIEVNGKPVNSQKDIENILNKYQGNVQVKFVDDYGRMYTKGFKMP, from the coding sequence ATGAAGAGTACTTTAAAAAAACTATTACCATTTGCAGTAGTTGGAGTTATTTCTGGAGCTACTACCGTTGGAGCTATACAATATTTCGGACATGGCTCCAATAATGGAGATCAATCATTTTTTACTACATCCGCACCCAATACTTCATTCGCTGGAATGAATACGGGAGCTGTAGGTGATGACTTTGTAAAAGCAGCCAAAACAACTGTTCCGGCCGTAGTTACTATTAAAAATTATCAAAGCAGAACAGCAAGCAGAGCTACAGAACAGGATCTGTTCGATTATTTCTTTGGAGATCCGTTCGGAGGAAGAGGCCAGCAAAGACAGAAGCAACAGCAGGTTCCGGACAACATGCCTTCAGGAATGGGTTCTGGAGTAATCATTTCTCCTGACGGTTATATTATCTCAAACAATCACGTTGTAGCAGGTGCTAATAAACTAGAGGTTGTACTAAGCAACAAAAAATCATATATCGCTACTTTAGTAGGAACTGACCCTAACACGGACATTTCTCTATTAAAGATTGAAGAAAAAGGACTTCCTTACTTAAATTTTGCGAACTCTGACAATATCGATGTAGGACAATGGGTATTGGCTGTAGGAAATCCACTGGGATTGAATTCCACTGTAACGGCGGGTATTGTTTCTGCTAAAGGAAGAGGAATTGGCATTTTAGGAAGCCAAGGGAAAGCAAGCAATCCAATTGAAAGCTTTATTCAGACAGATGCTGCCATTAACCCTGGAAACTCCGGAGGAGCTTTAGTAAACACCAATGGTGAACTTATTGGAATCAACTCTGCTATTCAATCAACGACAGGATATTATCAGGGATACGGATTTGCAGTACCATCTAACCTGGCAAGAAAGATCGTTGAGGATATCAAGAAATTCGGTATTGTACAAAGAGGATTTTTAGGGGTTTCATCACTAGACCTTTCAAATGACCAACAAGTTCAGGCCTATAATAAACAATTCAAAACCAATATTAAATCAGGCAGCGGAGTGTACGTAACAGGATTTGGAGACAATAGCGGCGCAGAAGATGCAGGACTGAAAAAAGGAGATATCATTACAAAAATAGATAACTATGACATCACTGATTTTGCAGACCTTTCTATGTCAATCGGAAGCAAACGTCCGGGTGATAAAGTTCAGGTAACCTATTCAAGAAATGGTAAAGAATCTACAACAAATGTAACATTGAGAGATCAGAAAGGGGGTACTTCTACCAGAACTAAAGCTGACCTTAGTGTAACAGAAAAAATCGGGGCTGAGTTTGATCCTCTTAACGAAAGATTCAAAACTGAATATGGGTTGAATAGTGGTGTAGTTACTAAAAACGTATCTGAAGGCGGTGAAATGGCTAAAATTGGTATCGTAGACAATTACATCATCATTGAAGTAAACGGTAAGCCGGTAAATTCACAAAAAGACATCGAAAACATCCTGAATAAATACCAAGGAAATGTACAGGTGAAATTTGTAGATGATTACGGAAGAATGTATACAAAAGGATTTAAAATGCCTTAA
- a CDS encoding T9SS type A sorting domain-containing protein has protein sequence MKFNLLSRDQFSFKAALLAFFLFSTQFSFAQNRIYAHAQSSGVFGVACLGCRVDNPQNAVGGDEDDYSTMVLGTALLGGIQQTLIFPDLRADTRLVVGIGTDNIPLSVQLLSGVTLETMNGGTSNEDRRTIDVSLLKLGATPNRGTVEFKPAKPYDGIRIGLTGGVLSLGGGFRIYYAYQDPLIQLMAHSQNGQVTLSGNVSVDGSEVALTNTSGKEVYRSKLTSNTFDSKQSSGVYIMTLQTKEGKTYSKKIIIK, from the coding sequence ATGAAATTTAATTTACTTTCTAGAGATCAATTCTCTTTTAAAGCTGCCTTACTGGCATTCTTCTTATTCTCTACTCAATTTTCATTTGCCCAAAACAGAATCTATGCTCACGCACAAAGTTCTGGTGTATTTGGGGTAGCCTGCTTAGGATGCCGTGTAGATAACCCACAGAATGCCGTTGGAGGGGATGAAGATGATTATTCCACGATGGTATTGGGCACTGCATTATTAGGAGGAATTCAGCAGACCTTAATTTTCCCTGATCTTAGGGCAGACACAAGGCTTGTTGTAGGTATCGGAACAGATAATATTCCTTTATCCGTACAATTACTAAGCGGGGTAACTCTTGAGACTATGAATGGAGGAACATCCAATGAAGACCGTAGAACAATAGACGTAAGCCTTCTGAAATTAGGAGCGACTCCCAATAGAGGTACGGTAGAGTTTAAACCAGCAAAACCTTATGACGGAATAAGAATTGGTTTAACGGGAGGAGTACTAAGTCTTGGTGGCGGATTCAGAATTTATTACGCTTACCAGGATCCATTGATTCAACTAATGGCTCATAGCCAGAACGGACAGGTTACCCTAAGCGGAAATGTGAGCGTAGATGGTTCTGAGGTTGCTTTAACCAATACTTCAGGCAAGGAAGTTTACCGTTCAAAGCTTACAAGCAATACATTTGACTCTAAGCAATCTTCAGGAGTCTACATTATGACCCTTCAAACTAAAGAAGGCAAAACTTATTCTAAGAAAATCATTATTAAATAA
- a CDS encoding T9SS type A sorting domain-containing protein, which translates to MKTNLFLSSRSVKTAIFACLLFLTSNMSFAQIVKYYANDQKNQVYGVCIGCGVVNPLNAIGPNENDYSVLQVSVGLLARTEQTLIFPNSAYTNKLVIGIGSNGTPLTAQVLGGVSIETFNGDVSNNDYQNLNNDILKLGDTNSSKGEIELTMNKPYDRIKISVNGGLLSLGGEFRVYYGYQYRDPFISFLAHSENGQVTLDKNLQAKGSEITLINTSGKEVFRTKLNSNTFEINQPGGLYIIKLQTQEGKTYSSKVLLK; encoded by the coding sequence ATGAAAACTAATTTATTCTTGAGTTCACGCAGTGTTAAGACTGCTATTTTTGCTTGTTTATTATTTCTGACAAGCAATATGTCATTTGCACAGATTGTAAAATACTATGCTAACGATCAAAAAAATCAGGTATACGGCGTGTGTATAGGCTGTGGGGTTGTCAACCCATTGAATGCTATCGGTCCTAATGAAAATGATTATTCTGTACTACAGGTATCCGTCGGGTTATTAGCCCGTACCGAACAAACCTTAATTTTCCCTAACAGTGCTTACACTAACAAATTGGTTATTGGTATCGGTTCCAACGGGACTCCTCTGACTGCACAAGTTTTAGGTGGAGTATCTATTGAAACATTCAATGGAGATGTTTCTAATAATGATTATCAAAATCTTAATAATGATATTTTAAAACTTGGAGATACCAATTCAAGCAAAGGAGAAATTGAGCTTACCATGAACAAGCCTTATGATCGAATCAAGATCAGTGTAAATGGAGGCTTATTAAGTCTTGGAGGAGAATTTAGGGTATACTATGGTTACCAGTACAGAGATCCTTTTATCAGCTTTTTGGCGCACAGTGAAAACGGACAGGTGACTTTGGATAAAAACTTACAGGCCAAAGGTTCAGAGATCACACTTATCAATACTTCAGGAAAAGAAGTATTCCGCACCAAGCTAAACTCGAACACATTTGAAATCAACCAACCTGGAGGACTGTACATCATCAAGCTTCAGACCCAAGAAGGAAAAACATATTCAAGTAAGGTTTTACTTAAATAA